A window of Bernardetia sp. genomic DNA:
GATGTTTGTGTTTTGGCGACTTCTGAAAGAAATTTTGGTTTTAAGAAAAGTATTAATATTTGGATTACTCGCCATAGTTTCCAAAATGCTAACCTAATGATTCTTTTGGCGTATGTGATTGTCGGACACAGAGACTGGAAAGATGCTGATATTAAACTAAAAGCCGTTTACCCAGATTCTGATATTGCAACAGAAAGAGACAAACTCATAGAACTTATAAAGTCGGGACGTTTGCCTATCTCTGCTACCAATGTCGAACTGATTGCACAGCGAGGGAAAAGTATGAAGCAAATCATCAATGAAAAATCTAAATCGGCAGACCTTACACTTATCGGACTCAACGACAAGCAAGTGAAAGAAGAAGGTGAAAGCGTATTTACTGGGTATAATGATATTTCAGATATTCTTTTTGTAAATAGTCATAATCAGAAAGTCATTGAGTAATAAAAACGGATGCTAAATCATTGGTGTCACTATGCGTAAAACACCAAAAATGGTTTCTTGTCCCTGTTCTGTAACTCACAGAACAGCAAACGATACTTAAAAAAATATAAAGCTCTATGAAAAAATTGAATAACTACATAGGAGGCGATTTTATCAATCCTTTTTCTGATAATTATATAGAAAATATAAATCCAGCCACAGGAGAGGTTTTTTCATTGGTTGCAGATTCGGATGAAAACGATATAAACTTAGCCGTAGAAGCAGCCAAAGCAGCATTTCCAAAATGGTCTTCGGCAGATGCAAATTTTCGCTCAAAATGGCTCTTAAAACTAGCAAATTATATAGAAAATAATTTGGAGAAATTTGCACAAGCAGAAACTAAGGACAATGGCAAGCCTATTTCTCTTTCTCGTTCGATAGATATTCCTCGTGCTATTCAAAATCTTTCTTTCTTTGCTACTGCTATTCTACACGACAAAGAAGAAGCCTTTCACACTTCTGAAAACGTTTTAAATTATACTTTGCGTCAGCCGTTGGGCGTAGTGGGTTGTATATCGCCTTGGAACTTACCATTGTATTTGTTTACGTGGAAAATTGCCCCAGCCTTAGCTAGTGGAAACTGTGTGATTGCCAAACCATCTGAACTAACTCCTTATACAGCTTATTTGCTTTCAGAAGCCTGTCAAGCCATAAACTTTCCTGATGGAGTATTAAATATCATTCACGGATATGGACATAGGGCAGGAGCATCTATTGTGGCTCATCCAGACATAAAAGCTATTTCTTTTACTGGAGGAACACAAACAGGAAAAACGATTGCTTCGGTAGCAGCTCCCATGTTTAAAAAACTATCTTTAGAACTAGGGGGAAAAAATGCTACTATTATTTTTGCAGATTCAGATTTGGAAGATGCCGTACACACAGCCGTTAGGGCAGCCTTTACCAATCAAGGACAAATTTGCTTGTGTGGTTCAAGAATTTTGATAGAAGATTCTATTTATGAGGAATTTAAAGCCAAGTTTGTAGAAAAAGTCAAAACATTGAAACTAGGTGACCCAACTGATAAAAATACAGACCAAGGAGCAACTGTTTCAAAAGTACATCAAGACAAAGTTTTGTCATATATAGAATTAGCCAAACAAGAAGGAGGGCAACTATTGACAGGAGGACAGAAAGTAGATAGCGAAAAATTACCTGAAAGATGCAAAAATGGTTTTTTCATTGAGCCCACTGTCATAGAAAACCTACCAGCCTACTGCCGAACTAATCAAGAGGAAATTTTTGGTGCAGTAACTACACTAATTCCTTTTGAAAATGAAAATGAAGCTATAGAATTTGCCAACTCTACACCTTACGGACTTTCAGCATCTGTTTGGACACAAAATTTATCAAAAGCTCACCGAGTGGCTGCCAAATTAGAAACAGGAATTGTTTGGATAAACTCTTGGCTACTAAGAGATTTGAGAACACCTTTTGGGGGCACAAAACAGTCTGGAGTAGGAAGAGAAGGAGGTTATGAGGCTTTACATTTCTTTACAGAAGAGAAAAACGTATGTGTAAAATTTTAGTAAATATTCATTACTTAGGATAAATCAATGCTCGTTTACAGCTATCAGCCCAAACGACGGTTTGTGACAGCTATGTTATTTTCAAAATTTCTTTTTTCTCTAATGTTTTCATGTCTTTTGGAATTACTTTAATTATTTCATTTTCTAAAGCAAGCAATAGTTTTTCTTTAATAAAATGACGATAAGTTACCAATCCAATTTCACGAACAGGAGCAGGATTTTTGAAGTAACGGATATTTTCTAGTTGTTTTTCATTCATATCAGCGAGAGCCAAACTTGGAATAATCGTAATTCCATTGTTTATTTCTACAATCTTTTTGAGCGTTTCGATACTGGCTGCTGCAAAATCCAACTGATGGACTTCTTTTTCTTTACTTTTGAGTTCGCATAGATTAACCACCTGTGAGCGCAAACAGTGTCCTTCTTCTAAAAGCCAAAGCCTATTCACATCAATATCCTCTGCCAAAAGGTATTTTTTATTCATAAACTTTTCTTCTTTTGAAGCGTACACCACAAACTGCTCATAAAAAAGAGGCTTTTCTATCAACATTTTATTTTCCAAGGGCGTAGCCAATATTCCTGCATCAATTTCATTTTGTTCAAGTCGCTTTATAATTTCCTCCGTTGTAAGTTCGCTAATCTGCACACTGACTAAAGGATAATTTTTTAAAAAAGCTGGCAAAAATAGTGGCAATAAGTAAGGTGCAAGCGTTGGAATAATTCCGATACGAAGCTCTCCACTAACTTTATCTTGCTCATCTCTTACCAAATCTTTTATTTTTTGGGCTTCGCCTAAAGTTACTTTGGCTTGCAAAATTATTTTTTTTCCAATTTCAGTAGGTACAACAGGCTGTTTGCTTCTATCAAAAATCTTTACTTCCAGTTCTTCTTCTAGCTTCTTTATCATCATACTAAGGGTTGCCTGTGTTACAAAACACGCTTCAGCAGCTTTTACAAAATGGCGATGTTTGTCAATCGCAATGATATATTCTAATTGTTGGAAGTTCATAAGTGCAAAGATAGTAAGAATTCAAAAAGGTGATATAAATATAAGATTTCCACAAGTAATAATTGCTTTATAAGCAACAAAATAGTACATTTACACTTTATTTTTTTTCAGCATTAAACTTACTTATAGATGAAAAAGCTAAACTGGTTATTTCTATTGCTCCTTTCTGTTGTATTCCTAACTTCTTGTGGAGAAGATGAAGAAGAACAATCTGAAGAAAATTTAGGTATTTTAGGTACTTGGGATTTAAAAAGTTTTCAGTATAGTGGTAGTACTCAAGTAGATTATGGAAATGGTTTTGTAGTCGGCAATCCCTTTGTTGCTGAAGCAATTAATATTGATATGAGCATTACTTTCAACGATAATAATACTTATACGACTCAAGGAGACTACTCTATCGTAATAGCTCCAGACATAGAAGATGGTGATGACCTCGCTATCACAATAGATTTCCAAAACTTCTTTGAGTCAGGAAACTGGAGAAGAGAAGGAAATGAATTGATATTCAATGAAAATCAATTATCTGGAAATGAAATAGGTAGAAGCACTATCATAGAGCTTACGCAAAACAGAATGGTTGTAGAACTTGAGTATCGTCAAGAAGAAACTGACCCAGCACAAGGAATTACTGTAATATCAGAAGTTGCTGGTGTTTATGTAGTAGAAAAGCGATAAGTATTTTTTATCTAACATTTCTTACAATTAAAAAAACTGTATTTGACTTTTTTCAAATACAGTTTTTTTGTCTTCCGCTCAAAAAGCAAGGCACTTTTATCTTACCAAGCCTTTTCTAATACCAAAATAAAAACTACTTTCCCCTAATATTTTGGTCTACTCTACTACTTAAATGCTCTTAAAGGTAAAAAACTAAAATAATTCGTACTTTTAAAAATATGCAATAAAAAATACTCGTCCATTTTTCGGTTGCTACAAAAATCTGATTTTCAGAACTTTGAAGAAAATTAATTTCTACGCTAATACATATTCTATGAAAATTACAGATTCAAACCAAATAGCTACATATTACA
This region includes:
- a CDS encoding aldehyde dehydrogenase, with the protein product MKKLNNYIGGDFINPFSDNYIENINPATGEVFSLVADSDENDINLAVEAAKAAFPKWSSADANFRSKWLLKLANYIENNLEKFAQAETKDNGKPISLSRSIDIPRAIQNLSFFATAILHDKEEAFHTSENVLNYTLRQPLGVVGCISPWNLPLYLFTWKIAPALASGNCVIAKPSELTPYTAYLLSEACQAINFPDGVLNIIHGYGHRAGASIVAHPDIKAISFTGGTQTGKTIASVAAPMFKKLSLELGGKNATIIFADSDLEDAVHTAVRAAFTNQGQICLCGSRILIEDSIYEEFKAKFVEKVKTLKLGDPTDKNTDQGATVSKVHQDKVLSYIELAKQEGGQLLTGGQKVDSEKLPERCKNGFFIEPTVIENLPAYCRTNQEEIFGAVTTLIPFENENEAIEFANSTPYGLSASVWTQNLSKAHRVAAKLETGIVWINSWLLRDLRTPFGGTKQSGVGREGGYEALHFFTEEKNVCVKF
- a CDS encoding hydrogen peroxide-inducible genes activator; this encodes MNFQQLEYIIAIDKHRHFVKAAEACFVTQATLSMMIKKLEEELEVKIFDRSKQPVVPTEIGKKIILQAKVTLGEAQKIKDLVRDEQDKVSGELRIGIIPTLAPYLLPLFLPAFLKNYPLVSVQISELTTEEIIKRLEQNEIDAGILATPLENKMLIEKPLFYEQFVVYASKEEKFMNKKYLLAEDIDVNRLWLLEEGHCLRSQVVNLCELKSKEKEVHQLDFAAASIETLKKIVEINNGITIIPSLALADMNEKQLENIRYFKNPAPVREIGLVTYRHFIKEKLLLALENEIIKVIPKDMKTLEKKEILKIT
- a CDS encoding lipocalin family protein gives rise to the protein MKKLNWLFLLLLSVVFLTSCGEDEEEQSEENLGILGTWDLKSFQYSGSTQVDYGNGFVVGNPFVAEAINIDMSITFNDNNTYTTQGDYSIVIAPDIEDGDDLAITIDFQNFFESGNWRREGNELIFNENQLSGNEIGRSTIIELTQNRMVVELEYRQEETDPAQGITVISEVAGVYVVEKR